In Desulfonatronospira thiodismutans ASO3-1, the sequence CAACTTCTTTCCCGTCAACAAGAATCCCGTAATTCCTGGCCCTGTCCACCCAGTGGGCCTTTATGCGCTTAACGGTTATCTGGGACATCGTCATACAACCCTCTGACAATTGAGTGCTCTTCAATTACTTGTGGAGGCATCCTTATGGGCAGGCTTGTGGCCCGGACTGGATACGGCATTGAACACAATGTCCAGGATATTCCTTCCATCCTGTCTTGTGTACTCAACCCGGTCCGCCATGTTTTTCACCAGGTGGATGCCCAGACCTCCCACCTCTCTATGCTGTACTGGCCTGCCTGTATCCGGATCAGGGCGTTTCAGCGGATCAAACGGAGCTCCGTGGTCCATGATCCTGATTTGAAAATCTCCGGAATCCTGCTCCCTGCATCCGGTCTGCACCTCCCCGCTGTCTGTTTCCGGGTAGGCGTAGTTTATAATATTCAACAGGACTTC encodes:
- a CDS encoding ATP-binding protein translates to MSQPDSRGFSWMQMPARRESLHPIQEFVLKEASVRGMPGDVLQKIELVLEEVLLNIINYAYPETDSGEVQTGCREQDSGDFQIRIMDHGAPFDPLKRPDPDTGRPVQHREVGGLGIHLVKNMADRVEYTRQDGRNILDIVFNAVSSPGHKPAHKDASTSN